A genomic segment from Curtobacterium sp. MCSS17_007 encodes:
- a CDS encoding PHP domain-containing protein produces MEDVPDPFIDLHAHSSVSDGTERPAELVAAAAAAGLDGVALTDHDTTAGWDEAAAAVRDRPMSLLPGLELSTRVGHRSVHVLGYLVDPADEALVEETARIRDGRFSRARRMVERIGRDHPITWADVLAQSSDGATIGRPHIADALVARGLEPDRSAAFRGILHPASGYYEPHEAPTPLRGVELIRGAGGVPVIAHPAASSRGIVIDEPMLRELVDAGLGGLEVDHRENLAHGKRTLLDWAGRYGLFVTGSSDYHGTGKPNRFGEHRTARHSFDAIVDQATGSAPVHGAGSRLA; encoded by the coding sequence ATGGAGGACGTGCCCGATCCGTTCATCGACCTGCACGCCCACTCGAGCGTGTCCGACGGCACCGAGCGGCCGGCGGAGCTCGTCGCCGCGGCCGCCGCTGCCGGCCTCGACGGCGTCGCCCTGACGGACCACGACACGACCGCCGGGTGGGACGAGGCCGCTGCCGCCGTCCGTGACCGGCCGATGTCGCTGCTGCCCGGGCTCGAGCTGAGCACGCGGGTCGGGCACCGCAGCGTGCACGTCCTCGGCTACCTGGTCGACCCCGCGGACGAGGCCCTCGTCGAGGAGACCGCCCGCATCCGCGACGGTCGGTTCTCCCGGGCGCGCCGGATGGTCGAGCGCATCGGTCGCGACCACCCGATCACGTGGGCAGACGTCCTCGCACAGTCGAGCGACGGCGCCACGATCGGCCGCCCGCACATCGCCGACGCCCTGGTCGCACGCGGGCTCGAGCCCGACCGCAGCGCGGCGTTCCGGGGGATCCTGCACCCGGCCTCCGGGTACTACGAGCCGCACGAGGCCCCGACCCCCCTCCGCGGCGTGGAACTCATCCGCGGCGCCGGGGGAGTCCCGGTGATCGCACACCCGGCCGCGTCCTCGCGCGGGATCGTCATCGACGAGCCGATGCTCCGCGAGCTGGTCGACGCCGGGCTCGGTGGCCTCGAGGTCGACCACCGCGAGAACCTGGCGCACGGCAAGCGCACCCTGCTCGACTGGGCCGGGCGCTACGGCCTGTTCGTCACCGGGTCGAGCGACTACCACGGCACGGGCAAGCCGAACCGCTTCGGCGAGCACCGGACCGCGCGGCACTCCTTCGACGCGATCGTCGACCAGGCCACCGGCAGCGCCCCGGTGCACGGTGCCGGCTCCCGCCTGGCCTGA
- a CDS encoding DEAD/DEAH box helicase translates to MTFADLNIEQDIVDALATKGISEPFPIQQQTIPLALTGQDIIGQAKTGTGKTFGFGLPLIQRLGAAPEPGVKALVVVPTRELAVQVTEDLELATSNRPTTIVSIYGGKAYEGQIEQLKAGAQIVVGTPGRLIDLQRQRLLDLSKVQEVVLDEADRMLDLGFLSDIERIFQAVPAVRHTMLFSATMPAPIVALARRFMTRPVHIRATDPDEGLTQANIKHVIYRAHSLDKDEVIARILQAEGRGKTVIFTRTKRAAAKLVEELKDRGFNAAAVHGDLNQEQRERAMAAFKAGKRDVLIATDVAARGIDVDDVTHVINHTIPDDPDTYLHRAGRTGRAGKTGIAVTFVDWDDLHKWTLIDKALEFGIPEPVETYSSSPHLFTDLDIPAGTKGRLPGASSHAAEAGSAPKRSGARQSSERSGGRQASERSGSRSRSRTRSGGPQDSAAPAPAEQTTGPDAPVSTTEGTSTDGAAKRRRRRRRRSSGSGSAEATTSAPQSSGEGE, encoded by the coding sequence TTGACTTTCGCAGACCTCAACATCGAGCAGGACATCGTCGATGCGCTCGCGACGAAGGGCATCTCCGAGCCCTTCCCGATCCAGCAGCAGACGATCCCGCTCGCCCTCACCGGCCAGGACATCATCGGCCAGGCGAAGACCGGTACCGGCAAGACCTTCGGGTTCGGCCTACCCCTCATCCAGCGTCTCGGCGCCGCTCCTGAGCCGGGCGTGAAGGCGCTCGTCGTCGTCCCGACGCGCGAGCTCGCGGTCCAGGTGACCGAGGACCTCGAGCTGGCCACCTCGAACCGTCCGACCACGATCGTGTCGATCTACGGCGGCAAGGCGTACGAGGGCCAGATCGAGCAGCTCAAGGCCGGCGCGCAGATCGTCGTCGGCACCCCCGGGCGACTCATCGACCTGCAGCGCCAGCGGCTCCTCGACCTGTCGAAGGTGCAGGAGGTCGTGCTCGACGAGGCCGACCGCATGCTCGACCTCGGGTTCCTGTCGGACATCGAGCGCATCTTCCAGGCCGTCCCGGCGGTCCGTCACACGATGCTCTTCTCGGCGACGATGCCGGCTCCGATCGTCGCGCTCGCCCGCCGGTTCATGACCCGTCCGGTGCACATCCGCGCGACGGACCCGGACGAGGGCCTGACCCAGGCGAACATCAAGCACGTCATCTACCGCGCGCACTCGCTCGACAAGGACGAGGTCATCGCCCGCATCCTGCAGGCCGAGGGGCGCGGCAAGACCGTCATCTTCACCCGCACGAAGCGTGCCGCGGCGAAGCTCGTCGAGGAGCTGAAGGACCGCGGCTTCAACGCGGCCGCCGTCCACGGCGACCTCAACCAGGAGCAGCGCGAGCGGGCCATGGCCGCCTTCAAGGCCGGCAAGCGCGACGTGCTCATCGCGACCGACGTCGCTGCGCGCGGCATCGACGTGGACGACGTCACGCACGTCATCAACCACACGATCCCGGACGACCCGGACACGTACCTGCACCGTGCGGGTCGCACGGGTCGCGCGGGCAAGACCGGCATCGCGGTGACGTTCGTCGACTGGGACGACCTGCACAAGTGGACGCTCATCGACAAGGCACTCGAGTTCGGCATCCCCGAGCCCGTCGAGACCTACTCGTCGTCGCCGCACCTGTTCACCGACCTCGACATCCCGGCCGGCACCAAGGGCCGACTGCCCGGCGCCTCCTCGCACGCGGCCGAGGCCGGCTCCGCGCCCAAGCGCAGCGGTGCACGCCAGAGCAGCGAGCGCAGCGGTGGGCGCCAGGCCAGCGAGCGCAGCGGCTCCCGGTCGCGGTCCCGGACCCGCTCGGGAGGCCCGCAGGACTCCGCCGCACCGGCTCCCGCCGAGCAGACCACCGGCCCCGACGCCCCGGTGTCGACCACCGAGGGCACCTCGACCGACGGCGCCGCGAAGCGCCGCCGTCGCCGTCGTCGTCGCAGCAGTGGCAGCGGCTCGGCCGAGGCGACCACCTCGGCACCGCAGAGCAGCGGCGAGGGCGAGTAG
- a CDS encoding ferritin-like domain-containing protein — translation MVSWWNRKRAAQLAAAWLASRNPRNASPVERLQLDDVSPELDVYLGQAAYLQLSLYETMGRAGAAAPTMSGRLVTGVLATTALERHRTIVAEIERGGWAPAELMEPHREAIDRFLRRTSGADWYESMLTGYVTAGILNDLFGSLLRSLPLDVRQRLRSVFDAREEPAVVQELAAHIEEDPRIGSRLAMWGRRLVGDTLLVARSALASHAREDQERLEPVWTELIAAHTRRMDALGLTA, via the coding sequence GTGGTGTCGTGGTGGAACCGGAAGCGCGCTGCGCAGCTCGCCGCCGCGTGGCTGGCGTCGCGGAACCCGCGCAACGCCTCGCCCGTGGAGCGCCTGCAGCTGGACGACGTGAGCCCCGAGCTCGACGTGTACCTCGGGCAGGCTGCGTACCTGCAGCTGTCGCTCTACGAGACGATGGGCCGCGCCGGTGCGGCGGCCCCGACGATGTCCGGGCGGCTGGTCACGGGCGTGCTCGCCACGACCGCGCTCGAACGGCACCGGACGATCGTCGCCGAGATCGAACGAGGCGGTTGGGCACCCGCGGAGCTCATGGAGCCCCACCGCGAGGCGATCGACCGCTTCCTCCGTCGCACGAGCGGCGCGGACTGGTACGAGTCGATGCTCACGGGCTACGTCACGGCGGGCATCCTCAACGACCTGTTCGGCAGCCTGCTCCGGTCGCTGCCGCTCGACGTCCGGCAGCGCCTGCGCTCCGTCTTCGACGCGCGGGAGGAGCCGGCGGTCGTCCAGGAGCTCGCGGCGCACATCGAGGAGGACCCGCGCATCGGCTCGCGTCTCGCGATGTGGGGACGACGACTCGTGGGGGACACGCTGCTGGTCGCGCGCTCGGCGCTCGCGTCCCACGCACGTGAGGACCAGGAACGCCTGGAGCCGGTGTGGACGGAGCTGATCGCGGCGCACACGCGGCGGATGGACGCACTCGGTCTGACCGCCTGA
- a CDS encoding DUF3107 domain-containing protein: MDIKIGIINSPREIAFETAQSAEEIEQAVAQALESQSTHLSLKDEKGRRFIVPVASLAYVEVGAEESRRIGFVA, translated from the coding sequence GTGGACATCAAGATCGGCATCATCAACAGCCCGCGCGAGATCGCCTTCGAGACCGCCCAGAGCGCCGAGGAGATCGAGCAGGCCGTCGCCCAGGCCCTCGAGTCGCAGTCGACCCACCTCTCCCTGAAGGACGAGAAGGGCCGTCGGTTCATCGTCCCGGTCGCCTCGCTCGCCTACGTCGAGGTCGGCGCCGAGGAGTCGCGACGCATCGGCTTCGTCGCCTGA